One window of the Candidatus Dependentiae bacterium genome contains the following:
- a CDS encoding metal ABC transporter permease, which yields MIINYTIALTLIGVTLLGITAGLLGVFVVLRQQSLLGDAIAHASLPGMALAFLITYSKNPFILMMGGALAGGVAALLLHIIIHKTPLKKDAALGIILSVFFGIGLVLITVIQKVPIASQSILNKFLFGNVSTLLKSDVYAMCIISVLVIAAVILFWKEFVMVTFDQSYAHAMGYRVVWLDALLTGLIVLTIMIGLQTVGVILMSSLLIAPAAAARQWTVRILPMAAFAIFFAVSASVLGALISSHVRQLPTGPTIVVLLSVYVFVSLACAFKRVIMV from the coding sequence ATGATTATTAATTACACTATCGCATTAACATTGATAGGTGTTACATTGCTGGGTATTACCGCAGGCTTACTTGGTGTTTTTGTTGTATTGCGCCAACAGAGTTTGCTTGGTGATGCAATTGCCCATGCATCGTTACCAGGTATGGCACTTGCATTTTTGATAACATACAGTAAAAATCCTTTCATCTTAATGATGGGGGGTGCATTAGCTGGTGGTGTTGCTGCATTGTTACTTCATATTATTATTCACAAAACACCGCTCAAAAAAGATGCAGCATTAGGAATAATATTATCGGTTTTTTTTGGTATAGGGCTTGTGCTTATTACGGTAATACAAAAGGTTCCTATTGCGAGCCAATCAATTTTAAACAAATTTTTATTTGGTAATGTTTCTACTTTGTTGAAAAGTGATGTATATGCAATGTGTATAATCAGTGTGTTAGTAATCGCAGCAGTTATTTTATTTTGGAAAGAGTTCGTTATGGTAACGTTTGATCAGTCATATGCGCATGCGATGGGCTATCGCGTAGTATGGCTAGATGCATTACTGACAGGTTTAATTGTGCTGACTATTATGATTGGTTTACAAACAGTGGGGGTTATTCTTATGAGTTCTTTGTTAATTGCACCGGCAGCAGCTGCACGGCAATGGACGGTACGCATACTACCTATGGCAGCATTTGCCATATTTTTTGCGGTAAGCGCGAGTGTACTTGGTGCATTGATCAGTAGTCATGTACGTCAGTTGCCGACTGGTCCAACTATAGTTGTGTTATTAAGTGTATATGTTTTTGTTTCTCTTGCATGTGCATTCAAACGCGTAATAATGGTATAG
- a CDS encoding ABC transporter ATP-binding protein has product MNKSYVLEVKNLTVAYNQEPVLWHINGAIPAGVMLAIVGPNGAGKSTLLQTMLGLIQPIAGTVSFFGSDYKKYYKKIAYVPQRSTVDWDFPATVFDVVLMGRYAHIGWLRRPSKIDYDEVHFALAQVGLTQFANRHINQLSGGQQQRVFLARALVQNADVYLLDEPFVGVDMATEHTIITMLKQLRLQGKTVIVVHHDLQTLQEYFDWMWLINKRSIVCGPIDVALRKEHIESAYGASNLCIRYPKENQKVI; this is encoded by the coding sequence ATGAACAAATCATATGTTTTAGAAGTAAAAAATTTAACTGTAGCATATAATCAAGAGCCAGTTTTGTGGCATATTAACGGTGCTATACCGGCAGGAGTTATGCTTGCAATTGTAGGGCCTAATGGTGCAGGTAAATCAACATTATTGCAAACCATGCTTGGACTTATACAACCAATTGCAGGTACCGTTTCGTTCTTTGGTAGTGATTACAAAAAATATTACAAAAAAATAGCATATGTGCCACAACGCAGTACGGTCGATTGGGATTTTCCTGCTACCGTATTTGATGTAGTTTTGATGGGTAGGTATGCGCATATTGGTTGGTTACGAAGACCATCAAAAATTGATTATGATGAAGTCCATTTTGCCCTTGCGCAAGTTGGTTTAACTCAATTTGCCAATCGCCACATTAATCAATTATCAGGGGGACAGCAGCAGCGTGTATTTTTAGCACGCGCACTGGTGCAAAATGCAGATGTATATTTATTAGATGAACCATTTGTTGGGGTAGACATGGCAACTGAGCATACTATCATTACTATGCTCAAGCAGTTGCGCTTGCAAGGCAAAACGGTAATAGTTGTGCATCATGATTTACAAACGTTACAAGAATATTTTGATTGGATGTGGTTAATTAATAAACGTTCTATTGTATGTGGTCCAATTGATGTGGCATTACGCAAAGAACATATCGAATCTGCATATGGTGCATCCAACTTATGTATACGGTACCCAAAAGAAAATCAGAAAGTTATATAA
- a CDS encoding zinc ABC transporter substrate-binding protein — protein MRIPYATLFFSISVVLAVGIIFFKQQHQDEHKKLFVVCTTSMITDAVKKIGGDLIDVYGLMGPGVDPHLYRATEGDAHHLASADIIFYNGLHLEGKMGTMFAAMHAYTTTIAIADALEIDQYIASQDMHALHDPHIWFDVALWMRVVTLIRDTLVAHDHDEVHQKNYYQRAESFLHELSMLHSYVQARAQELPKEKRILITAHDAFSYFGRAYDFDVIGLQGISTDAEISTKDIQDLVEIIINQKIPAIFVESSVPYRSLQAVQDAVAAHGWHVTLADELFSDALDSPNTQSGTYIGMVRHNIDTIVNALQGRV, from the coding sequence GTGCGTATACCATATGCTACATTATTTTTTAGTATAAGTGTTGTACTTGCAGTGGGAATCATATTCTTCAAGCAGCAACACCAAGATGAGCACAAAAAACTTTTTGTGGTATGTACTACGAGTATGATTACTGATGCAGTTAAAAAAATAGGCGGTGATTTGATTGACGTATATGGGTTAATGGGGCCTGGGGTTGATCCGCATTTATATCGTGCGACTGAAGGAGATGCACATCATTTAGCATCTGCTGATATTATTTTTTATAATGGCTTGCATTTGGAAGGTAAGATGGGCACGATGTTTGCTGCTATGCATGCATATACTACTACTATTGCTATAGCAGATGCTCTTGAGATTGATCAATATATAGCGTCGCAAGATATGCATGCTTTGCATGATCCACATATTTGGTTTGATGTTGCATTGTGGATGCGTGTAGTTACTTTAATACGGGATACGCTTGTTGCGCATGATCATGATGAAGTACATCAAAAAAATTATTACCAGAGAGCCGAATCATTTTTGCATGAGCTATCCATGCTTCATTCCTATGTACAAGCTCGTGCACAAGAGCTGCCAAAAGAAAAAAGAATTCTAATCACTGCTCATGATGCATTTAGTTATTTTGGCCGAGCATATGATTTTGATGTAATTGGATTACAGGGCATTAGTACTGATGCAGAAATTAGTACCAAAGATATACAAGATTTGGTAGAAATTATTATTAACCAAAAAATTCCAGCTATTTTTGTTGAATCCTCTGTTCCTTATCGTAGCTTGCAAGCAGTGCAGGATGCTGTTGCTGCCCATGGATGGCATGTTACGCTAGCAGATGAATTATTTTCTGATGCGCTCGATAGCCCTAACACTCAATCTGGTACCTACATTGGCATGGTTCGGCATAACATTGATACCATTGTTAATGCATTACAAGGGAGAGTATGA
- a CDS encoding glucokinase, with protein sequence MQFREVVYVDYVPRNIECILAADIGGTNSNFGLVQLVDGKINLLFSLHIKSQNITNFISIVQELIKYVQDKYAITIRFSAFAVAGVASVARDYAKPTNLDFAISSKEILEHTHLSCAFVVNDFVVIGYGVDQLDPKKLVKVNEGHVRAYANKAVLGAGTGLGKCIMMFNYELGWYEPSASEGGHADFPAQDQLELDLIQYIHKKEQRVCNISWEDVLSGNGIKRIYSFFLARAHGNAHDHQSPHPDEIFNARNQDEYAKNTFDLYAKLYARCAKDLALNALALGGVYIAGGIAAKNLPLFQQEIFLHEFVNCGKQQELLKEVPLYVITDYNVSLYGVAAYMILEGMCDPLLNK encoded by the coding sequence ATGCAGTTTCGTGAGGTTGTATATGTCGATTATGTACCACGTAATATTGAATGCATTTTGGCAGCAGATATTGGCGGAACGAATAGTAATTTTGGTCTTGTGCAATTGGTAGATGGCAAGATTAATCTACTGTTTTCTTTGCATATCAAAAGCCAAAATATAACTAATTTTATCTCCATTGTGCAGGAATTAATCAAATATGTGCAAGACAAATATGCAATTACCATCAGATTTTCTGCATTTGCAGTTGCTGGTGTTGCATCAGTAGCGCGCGATTATGCTAAACCAACTAATTTGGATTTTGCGATTAGTAGTAAAGAAATTTTAGAGCATACTCATTTGTCATGTGCTTTTGTAGTCAATGATTTTGTAGTGATTGGCTATGGGGTGGATCAGTTAGATCCAAAAAAATTGGTCAAGGTGAATGAAGGTCATGTGCGTGCCTATGCAAATAAAGCAGTTTTAGGTGCTGGAACCGGACTTGGCAAGTGTATTATGATGTTTAATTATGAACTTGGTTGGTATGAACCTTCTGCATCAGAAGGTGGTCATGCCGATTTTCCTGCGCAAGATCAACTTGAGCTTGATTTAATACAATACATTCATAAAAAAGAACAGCGTGTATGTAATATATCATGGGAAGATGTACTTTCTGGCAATGGCATTAAGCGTATCTATAGTTTCTTTCTTGCGCGAGCACATGGTAATGCACATGATCATCAGTCGCCGCATCCGGATGAAATTTTTAACGCACGAAACCAAGATGAATATGCTAAGAACACCTTTGATTTATATGCAAAACTATATGCACGTTGTGCAAAGGATTTAGCTCTCAATGCACTCGCTCTTGGTGGTGTGTATATTGCTGGTGGGATTGCGGCAAAAAATCTGCCACTGTTTCAGCAAGAAATTTTTCTGCATGAATTTGTAAATTGTGGTAAGCAGCAGGAACTGCTCAAAGAAGTGCCACTGTATGTTATTACTGATTATAACGTAAGTTTGTATGGGGTAGCTGCATATATGATTTTGGAAGGTATGTGCGATCCATTACTAAATAAGTAA
- a CDS encoding ribonucleotide-diphosphate reductase subunit beta → MANYNGIINNSVVDPNKILPMRYLWARQHYKDGVANNWVPEEVAMQNDIEQWQSPMVLTETERRLILWNLGFFSTAESLTANNLVLTVYKYVTNPECRQYLLRQAFEEAIHTDTFIYCCDSLGLNPDEIYNMYATVPSIKAKDDFVVNLTKSILDPNFTTEGASNIKKFLHDLVGFYVIMEGIFFYAGFAMMLALKRQGKMIGIGEQFEFIMRDESLHLAFGCDLINTIKAENPECWDQAFQDELVILIKKSVELEKSYAKDACPQGVLGINAEQFCEYVEYIADRRLERIDLPKVYGTTNPFPWMSQSTDLAKEKNFFETRVTEYQTAGSLEWE, encoded by the coding sequence ATGGCAAACTATAATGGAATTATTAATAACTCAGTTGTAGATCCTAATAAAATTTTACCCATGCGCTATCTATGGGCACGGCAGCATTATAAGGATGGTGTAGCGAATAACTGGGTACCAGAAGAAGTTGCTATGCAAAATGATATAGAGCAATGGCAATCTCCTATGGTTTTAACCGAGACGGAACGTCGCCTTATTTTGTGGAATCTTGGTTTTTTCTCAACGGCAGAATCATTAACAGCAAATAACTTGGTATTAACGGTATACAAATATGTAACCAACCCAGAATGTCGCCAATATTTGTTACGCCAGGCATTTGAAGAAGCAATTCATACCGATACCTTTATTTATTGTTGTGATTCATTGGGTTTGAACCCTGATGAAATCTATAATATGTATGCAACCGTACCATCTATAAAAGCAAAAGATGATTTTGTGGTTAATTTAACCAAGTCGATTTTGGATCCAAATTTTACGACTGAAGGTGCCAGCAATATCAAGAAATTTTTGCATGATTTGGTTGGATTTTATGTCATTATGGAAGGCATCTTCTTTTATGCGGGGTTTGCTATGATGCTTGCTCTCAAGCGTCAGGGTAAAATGATTGGCATTGGTGAACAATTCGAATTTATCATGCGAGATGAGAGTCTTCACCTAGCATTTGGCTGTGATTTGATCAATACCATAAAAGCAGAAAATCCCGAGTGTTGGGATCAAGCATTCCAAGATGAACTGGTTATATTAATCAAAAAATCAGTTGAACTTGAGAAATCATATGCAAAAGATGCGTGTCCACAAGGAGTCTTGGGAATCAATGCAGAACAGTTTTGTGAGTACGTCGAATATATTGCGGACCGTCGCTTAGAGCGTATTGATTTGCCCAAAGTATATGGTACTACCAATCCATTTCCCTGGATGTCCCAGTCGACAGACTTGGCTAAAGAGAAGAACTTTTTTGAAACCAGGGTTACTGAGTACCAGACTGCAGGATCGCTTGAATGGGAATAA
- a CDS encoding ribonucleoside-diphosphate reductase subunit alpha, producing MEQRQRVTAQGAMPYAYDTGTNQVNNMFKKYTAYTVIRADGVRELLSIERMHATVAWAATGYESLIDIDRVLQEACKNVFDGITDRQIADALILATSVFVESDPAYGYVAGRLLFKKLYAEATGTSTAHSDIDAVYRQHFVDTIKFGVENNIFDRRVLEFDLDRLAQALVPERDDLFDYMGLHTLYQRYFVRHKKRRMELPQAFWMRVAMGLALQEPEKEKYAIKFYNLMSQMRYVPSTPTLLHAALTRPQLSSCYLTTVTDDLVHIFKCFGDNAQMAKWSGGVANDWTNIRSTGAIVKAINAESQGLIPFLKIANDVTAAINRSGNRRGACCMYLETWHMDIEDFIDLRKNTGDERRRTHDINTANWIPDLFMKRVQQDAEWTLFSPHEVPDLHDLYGSAFEKRYEEYERMAERGEIEMTRKISAKQLWRKMLSRLFETGHPWITFKDPCNVRSPQDHVGVVHSSNLCTEITLNTSAEETAVCNLGSINLAKHVVEAEVNDQMLADTVTLAVRMLDNVIDINFYPTQEGKTSNLRHRPIGFGQMGLQDAMYKLDIAFDNERALNFNNEIQEKLAYYAILASSKLAQERGAYPSYKGSKWARGIFPQDTIALLEKERSQKIEALPSGKLDWNPVRAHVREYGMRNSNVMAVAPTATISTIAGCFPCIEPIYKNIYVKSNMSGEFTVVNKFLHADLKKLGLWDQNMLDELKYYDGSVQHIERIPQHFKDKYKEAFEIDPIWLIKLTAARGQWIDQSQSHNVFMKGVSGKKLDEIYMTAWQYGLKTTYYLRTLAASQIEKSTLDAKKFGFTQKRTYATNDVAMSINTVEEDNMVTTGQTCSISADPECDVCQ from the coding sequence ATGGAACAAAGACAACGTGTTACAGCGCAAGGTGCTATGCCATATGCATATGATACCGGTACCAATCAAGTAAACAACATGTTTAAAAAATATACGGCATATACAGTAATTCGTGCAGATGGTGTACGTGAGTTACTGAGTATTGAACGTATGCATGCTACGGTAGCGTGGGCGGCAACAGGGTATGAATCATTAATTGACATTGACCGTGTATTACAAGAGGCATGTAAAAATGTATTTGATGGGATTACTGACCGTCAAATTGCAGATGCCCTGATACTTGCGACCAGTGTTTTTGTTGAATCAGATCCCGCATATGGCTATGTTGCAGGTCGTTTATTATTTAAAAAATTGTATGCCGAAGCAACTGGAACATCTACGGCACATTCAGATATTGATGCGGTATACCGTCAACACTTTGTAGATACTATCAAGTTTGGTGTAGAAAATAATATATTTGATCGACGGGTATTGGAATTTGATTTAGATCGTCTTGCGCAGGCTTTGGTTCCTGAACGAGATGATCTTTTTGATTATATGGGCTTGCATACGCTGTATCAACGTTATTTTGTACGGCATAAAAAACGGCGTATGGAGCTTCCTCAAGCATTTTGGATGCGTGTTGCTATGGGGCTTGCACTTCAAGAGCCAGAAAAAGAAAAATATGCTATCAAGTTTTATAACTTAATGTCACAGATGCGTTATGTGCCAAGTACGCCAACGTTATTGCATGCAGCACTTACGCGCCCACAGTTAAGTTCTTGTTACTTAACAACGGTTACAGATGATTTAGTGCATATATTTAAATGTTTTGGCGATAATGCTCAAATGGCAAAATGGTCTGGTGGCGTTGCCAATGATTGGACAAACATTCGTTCAACAGGAGCAATTGTTAAAGCCATTAATGCAGAAAGCCAAGGACTTATTCCATTCCTGAAAATCGCTAATGATGTGACGGCAGCTATTAATCGTAGTGGTAATCGCCGCGGTGCATGTTGTATGTACTTAGAAACGTGGCATATGGACATAGAAGATTTTATTGATTTGCGTAAAAATACGGGTGATGAACGTCGTCGTACGCATGATATTAATACGGCAAATTGGATTCCAGATTTGTTCATGAAGCGAGTACAGCAAGATGCTGAGTGGACGCTATTTTCACCACATGAAGTTCCTGATTTACATGATTTATATGGTAGCGCTTTTGAAAAGCGATATGAAGAGTACGAACGCATGGCAGAACGTGGTGAAATTGAGATGACGCGCAAAATATCTGCTAAACAACTTTGGCGTAAAATGCTTAGCAGATTGTTCGAAACCGGTCATCCATGGATTACGTTTAAAGATCCGTGCAATGTGCGTTCTCCACAAGACCATGTTGGTGTGGTGCATAGTTCAAACTTATGCACAGAAATTACACTCAATACATCAGCGGAAGAGACTGCGGTATGTAATTTAGGCTCCATTAACTTGGCAAAACATGTTGTGGAAGCAGAAGTTAATGATCAAATGCTTGCCGATACGGTAACACTTGCGGTACGTATGCTCGACAACGTTATTGATATTAATTTTTATCCAACGCAAGAAGGTAAGACGTCTAATTTACGCCATCGTCCTATTGGCTTTGGGCAAATGGGTTTACAGGATGCGATGTACAAACTTGATATTGCATTTGATAATGAACGTGCGCTTAATTTTAATAATGAGATTCAAGAAAAGCTTGCATATTATGCAATTCTTGCATCTTCAAAACTTGCGCAAGAACGTGGTGCCTATCCATCATACAAAGGTTCAAAATGGGCTAGAGGCATTTTCCCGCAAGATACTATTGCATTGTTAGAAAAAGAGCGCAGTCAAAAAATTGAAGCATTACCATCAGGTAAGCTTGATTGGAACCCAGTACGTGCACATGTTAGAGAATATGGCATGCGTAATTCAAATGTGATGGCTGTTGCGCCAACAGCAACTATTTCAACGATAGCTGGATGTTTTCCATGTATTGAGCCTATTTATAAAAATATCTATGTAAAATCAAACATGAGTGGTGAGTTTACCGTGGTGAATAAGTTTCTGCATGCTGATCTAAAAAAACTTGGATTATGGGATCAAAATATGCTTGATGAACTCAAGTATTACGATGGCAGTGTACAGCATATTGAGCGTATACCACAACATTTTAAAGATAAGTACAAAGAAGCATTTGAGATTGATCCAATTTGGTTAATTAAGCTTACTGCGGCTCGTGGCCAGTGGATTGACCAAAGCCAGTCGCACAATGTATTTATGAAAGGTGTATCTGGTAAAAAGTTAGATGAAATTTATATGACTGCATGGCAATATGGCCTTAAAACTACCTATTATTTACGTACGTTGGCTGCAAGTCAGATTGAAAAATCTACCTTGGATGCGAAGAAATTTGGGTTTACACAAAAACGTACGTATGCAACTAATGATGTGGCTATGTCGATAAATACTGTTGAAGAAGATAATATGGTAACAACTGGACAAACATGTTCAATTTCAGCTGATCCAGAGTGTGATGTATGTCAATAG
- a CDS encoding DUF1343 domain-containing protein, with protein sequence MKGFLNLAHVLHFFVIIAGSCVYGADLKLGIENASQLLKYTYNKKKIMQCKVGFITNHTSKDQSGNRSVDILLQHGLTISYLLAPEHGFYGVVAAGKDITNTVDKKTGIKIVSLYDQHAKREVSPEIMKSIDVLMFDVQDVGMRHYTYIATMFYAMRSAAQHNKPFVVFDRPNPLGYRIEGPIIDEVIPGSMIAAVPIPLRHGMTVGELAQFFNRHILHNAVQLHVIKMQNYTRFNTPDNLLKNLSPNITSAQSCYGYSFLGLLGEVRPFDVGVGTEMPFCRIGLSEKYAVTQDVWKSLHSVLQTQGIQSHIKDYTRRNQKFHGVTFSINNIQQVASFELLLKVLSLFKQAGVPLQFSEYFDRAVGTPYVRQYIEGSLGRIALAQVINNRMYKFLTQARSAYLYAPIPQYTQMN encoded by the coding sequence ATGAAGGGGTTTTTAAATTTAGCTCATGTATTGCATTTTTTTGTAATTATAGCAGGTTCCTGTGTATATGGAGCAGATCTCAAGTTAGGTATTGAAAATGCTTCCCAGCTACTTAAATATACTTATAATAAAAAAAAGATAATGCAATGTAAGGTTGGTTTTATAACTAATCACACGAGCAAAGATCAATCTGGTAATAGATCTGTTGATATTTTATTGCAACATGGACTTACTATTTCTTATTTACTTGCTCCTGAACATGGCTTTTATGGTGTAGTTGCAGCGGGCAAGGATATAACAAACACAGTAGATAAAAAAACCGGTATAAAAATTGTCAGTTTATATGATCAGCATGCCAAGCGGGAAGTCAGCCCAGAGATAATGAAGTCAATAGATGTACTTATGTTTGATGTGCAAGACGTTGGTATGCGCCATTACACGTATATTGCAACCATGTTCTATGCTATGCGTTCTGCTGCACAACATAATAAGCCATTTGTGGTTTTTGATCGCCCTAATCCATTGGGATATCGCATTGAAGGCCCTATTATCGATGAGGTAATTCCTGGTTCTATGATTGCTGCAGTGCCAATTCCATTACGTCATGGGATGACTGTCGGTGAGTTAGCACAATTTTTTAATCGGCATATATTACATAATGCAGTTCAATTGCATGTGATTAAAATGCAAAATTATACGCGGTTCAATACGCCAGATAATCTACTGAAAAACCTTTCTCCTAACATTACATCTGCACAATCGTGTTATGGATATAGTTTTTTAGGATTACTTGGAGAAGTTAGGCCTTTTGATGTTGGTGTTGGTACAGAGATGCCTTTTTGCCGTATAGGATTATCAGAAAAATATGCAGTTACACAAGATGTTTGGAAATCATTACATAGTGTATTACAAACACAAGGTATTCAATCACACATAAAAGATTATACACGTAGAAATCAAAAGTTTCACGGGGTAACGTTTTCTATAAACAACATTCAACAAGTGGCATCATTTGAATTGTTACTCAAGGTACTTAGTTTATTCAAACAAGCAGGTGTGCCGTTACAGTTTTCTGAGTATTTTGACCGTGCAGTGGGGACTCCGTATGTACGGCAGTATATTGAGGGTTCATTGGGGCGTATTGCATTAGCACAAGTAATTAATAATCGCATGTACAAATTTCTTACACAAGCTCGTTCTGCATACTTATATGCGCCAATACCCCAGTATACACAGATGAACTAG
- a CDS encoding ankyrin repeat domain-containing protein, protein MNIRTLTILFLYASIWITNIYTMENTNIIKPSTPPPLSQAEKRTSLEAFLKIMFNKIRSGEAHPDSTATDEKLTILHLATLCNKCDVLQEALELGTNVNSANTDGATPLMAAGFHGYANMVELLLNHHADISCLEKTNNINALHSTAQGGNLAALKLILTNLQDHPRKINIINHRSNTGETPLDIAIQQKDDVAVYYLLKYGANPNACSCYTPALVLVAQMPINSKKDKRVCINMTKSLLLFGADINGQDKGGETALFKAARGGNLVLVQTLLQHGANVNHVNHEGHLPVIIAIGNMFKYKQAKQLTQLLIDSTSIEKVQNLFETYLFLWGKLFDLVYDH, encoded by the coding sequence GTGAATATTCGCACTTTAACTATTCTTTTTTTATATGCAAGTATATGGATTACAAACATATATACTATGGAAAACACAAATATTATTAAACCATCTACGCCACCACCCCTATCACAAGCTGAAAAGCGTACCTCTTTAGAAGCTTTTCTCAAGATCATGTTCAATAAGATCCGCTCAGGAGAAGCACATCCTGACAGCACGGCAACTGATGAAAAGCTTACCATTCTCCATTTAGCAACGTTATGCAATAAATGTGATGTACTCCAAGAAGCATTGGAGCTTGGTACTAATGTCAATTCTGCAAATACCGATGGCGCTACCCCACTCATGGCTGCTGGATTTCACGGGTATGCTAACATGGTAGAATTACTCCTCAACCACCATGCAGACATAAGTTGCTTAGAAAAAACAAATAACATCAATGCACTGCATTCAACCGCGCAAGGCGGCAATCTTGCAGCATTAAAGCTAATTCTTACTAATCTACAAGATCATCCACGTAAAATTAACATTATTAATCACCGGAGTAATACAGGCGAGACCCCGCTTGATATAGCTATCCAACAAAAAGATGATGTTGCTGTATATTACTTACTCAAATATGGTGCAAACCCTAATGCATGTAGTTGCTATACACCTGCTTTGGTTTTAGTTGCTCAAATGCCAATAAATTCAAAAAAGGATAAACGTGTTTGTATTAATATGACAAAATCTCTTTTATTATTTGGCGCAGATATTAATGGCCAAGATAAAGGTGGAGAAACCGCATTGTTTAAAGCAGCTCGAGGCGGCAATCTTGTATTGGTTCAAACTTTATTACAGCATGGTGCAAACGTAAATCATGTTAACCATGAAGGTCATCTTCCCGTTATCATTGCAATAGGTAATATGTTCAAATACAAGCAAGCAAAACAGCTGACACAATTACTCATTGATTCTACTAGTATAGAAAAAGTTCAAAATTTATTTGAAACATACTTATTTTTATGGGGAAAACTTTTTGATCTCGTGTATGATCATTAA